One genomic region from Shewanella aestuarii encodes:
- a CDS encoding SDR family oxidoreductase, producing MPKNIVITGANRGIGLALAKAFSRQGDTVYALCRQSSAELAEMNGKVITGIDVTEQSGIDAMTMALNNINIDVLVCNAGILRDENLAKFNLDTLRAQYEVNALAPLRVVHALQAQLNEGSKVAMITSRMGSIADNGSGGRYGYRMSKAALNAASMSLSIDLAPRNIAVGIYHPGYVQTEMVNYGGDISSTECASRLLQLIDDLDMSQTGVFRHSNGQVLPW from the coding sequence ATGCCAAAAAATATTGTTATTACCGGTGCAAATCGAGGTATTGGTTTGGCTTTAGCCAAAGCATTTAGTCGTCAAGGTGATACGGTTTATGCGTTATGTCGCCAGTCATCTGCTGAATTAGCCGAAATGAATGGTAAGGTGATCACTGGCATTGATGTGACCGAGCAAAGCGGTATTGATGCTATGACTATGGCCTTGAATAATATCAATATTGATGTGCTAGTTTGCAATGCTGGTATTTTGCGTGATGAGAATTTAGCTAAATTCAATTTAGATACATTACGTGCTCAATATGAAGTCAATGCACTGGCGCCCCTTAGAGTGGTACATGCGTTACAAGCTCAGCTTAACGAAGGCAGTAAAGTGGCGATGATAACGTCAAGAATGGGCTCTATTGCTGACAATGGCTCTGGTGGACGTTATGGTTATCGTATGTCTAAAGCCGCTTTAAACGCAGCTTCAATGTCACTCAGTATTGATTTAGCGCCTAGAAACATTGCGGTGGGTATTTACCATCCAGGTTATGTGCAAACTGAGATGGTTAATTATGGTGGTGATATATCTTCAACTGAATGCGCCAGTCGTTTGCTTCAATTGATCGATGATTTAGATATGTCGCAAACGGGTGTGTTTAGGCATTCAAATGGACAAGTTCTACCTTGGTGA
- the nrdB gene encoding class Ia ribonucleoside-diphosphate reductase subunit beta, with amino-acid sequence MAYSTFCQISNDATKEPMFFGQSVNVARYDQQKYEVFEKLIEKQLSFFWRPEEVDVSRDKIDYSSLPDHEKHIFISNLKYQTLLDSIQGRSPNVAFLPLVSLPELETWIETWSFSETIHSRSYTHIIRNIVNDPSVVFDDIVENEHILKRASDIAKYYDDLITLTQVFNLHGEGTHLINGVEVTVSQRILKKSLYLCMMSVNALEAIRFYVSFACSFAFAERRLMEGNAKIIRLIARDEALHLNGTQHILSLMQAGKDDPEMAEIAIECYSDSYDLFVKAAEQEKEWAKYLFKDGSMIGLNEQILCQYVEYITNQRMKAVGLPLPYDEQSNPLPWMKNWLESDAVQVAPQEVEVSSYLVGQIDSSVDSDEFSDFDL; translated from the coding sequence ATGGCTTATTCTACATTTTGTCAAATATCTAATGATGCCACCAAAGAACCAATGTTTTTTGGTCAAAGTGTCAATGTTGCTCGCTATGACCAACAGAAATATGAAGTTTTTGAAAAGTTAATTGAAAAACAATTATCTTTTTTCTGGCGTCCTGAAGAAGTCGATGTCAGTCGTGATAAAATTGACTATTCAAGTTTGCCAGATCATGAAAAGCACATTTTCATTTCTAACCTGAAATATCAAACATTACTTGATTCCATTCAAGGGCGTTCACCAAACGTGGCATTTTTGCCTTTGGTATCACTACCAGAGTTAGAAACGTGGATTGAAACATGGTCATTCTCTGAAACCATCCACTCTCGCTCATATACTCACATCATTCGAAATATTGTTAACGATCCTTCAGTGGTGTTTGACGATATCGTCGAAAATGAGCACATACTAAAACGTGCTAGTGATATTGCTAAGTACTACGATGATTTAATTACCTTAACTCAGGTATTCAATCTTCATGGTGAAGGTACGCATCTGATTAATGGTGTAGAAGTCACTGTTAGCCAGCGTATTTTAAAAAAATCACTTTATCTTTGTATGATGTCGGTTAATGCACTCGAAGCGATCCGCTTCTATGTCAGCTTTGCTTGTTCATTTGCTTTTGCTGAGCGTCGCTTAATGGAAGGTAACGCTAAAATCATCCGTCTAATTGCCCGAGATGAAGCATTACATTTAAATGGCACTCAACATATTTTATCCTTAATGCAAGCTGGCAAGGATGATCCTGAAATGGCGGAAATTGCCATTGAGTGCTATTCAGATTCTTATGATTTATTTGTAAAAGCCGCAGAACAAGAAAAGGAATGGGCAAAGTACTTATTTAAAGATGGTTCAATGATTGGATTAAATGAACAGATTTTATGTCAGTATGTTGAATACATCACTAACCAGCGCATGAAAGCCGTTGGCTTACCACTACCCTATGACGAGCAATCCAACCCATTGCCATGGATGAAAAACTGGTTAGAAAGCGATGCGGTACAAGTTGCACCACAAGAAGTTGAAGTATCTTCCTATCTTGTTGGTCAAATCGATTCATCTGTAGACAGCGATGAGTTTTCAGACTTTGACCTATAA
- the nrdA gene encoding class 1a ribonucleoside-diphosphate reductase subunit alpha, whose product MNSNMTVTKRSGERETIDLDKIHRVITWAAKGLKNVSVSEVELRSHLQFFDGIPTEAIHETIIKAAADLISPEAPDYQFVAARLAIFHLRKKAFGQFEPPKLYDHITRLVEMGKYDMHLLADYSREEIDTLDSYIDHWRDMNFSYAAVKQLEGKYLVQNRVTHEVYESAQFLYILVAACLFAKYPKDTRLKYIKDFYDATSTFKISLPTPIMAGVRTPTRQFSSCVLIECDDSLDSINATASSIVKYVSQRAGIGINAGRIRALGSPIRGGEAFHTGCLPFYKYFQTAVKSCSQGGVRGGAATLFYPLWHLEVESLLVLKNNRGVEDNRVRHLDYGVQLNKLMYQRLIKGGDISLFSPSDVPGLYDAFFEDQVEFERLYLQYEQDPSIRKKKIKAVELFSLMMQERASTGRIYIQNVDHCNTHSPFDSKVAPIKQSNLCLEIALPTKPLTNIDDPNGEIALCTLSALNLGAIKDLNELEPLAELAVRALDNLLDYQDYPIISAKLGSMNRRTLGIGVINFANYLAKNGMKYSDGSANNLTHKTFEAIQFYLLKASMTLAKEQGACPLFHETTYSQGILPIDTYKRDLDKICDEPLHLDWETLRSDIKQYGLRNSTLSALMPSETSSQISNATNGIEPPRGLISVKASKDGQLKQVVPDFDTLKDQYELLWNMPNNDGYLQLVGIMQKFVDQAISANTNYDPTKFENRKVPMQTLLKDLLGAYKLGVKTLYYHNTRDGASDQLDDITTVEKEDEGCEGGACKI is encoded by the coding sequence ATGAATAGCAATATGACTGTCACTAAACGTAGTGGCGAGCGTGAAACCATCGATTTAGACAAAATTCATCGCGTGATCACTTGGGCTGCCAAGGGATTAAAAAATGTCTCAGTATCTGAAGTAGAACTGAGATCGCATTTACAGTTTTTTGATGGGATCCCCACTGAAGCCATACATGAAACCATCATAAAAGCCGCGGCAGATTTAATTTCACCTGAAGCACCTGACTATCAGTTTGTTGCAGCACGATTAGCTATTTTCCATTTACGCAAAAAAGCATTTGGCCAATTTGAGCCGCCTAAACTTTACGACCATATCACCCGCCTAGTTGAAATGGGCAAGTATGATATGCATCTCCTTGCCGATTACTCTCGTGAAGAGATCGACACCTTAGATAGCTATATTGACCATTGGCGTGATATGAACTTCTCCTATGCTGCCGTTAAGCAACTAGAAGGTAAATATTTAGTTCAAAACCGTGTTACCCACGAAGTTTATGAAAGTGCTCAGTTTTTATATATTTTAGTTGCTGCATGCTTGTTTGCTAAGTACCCCAAAGACACTCGTTTGAAGTACATCAAAGATTTTTATGATGCCACTTCAACCTTTAAAATTTCCTTACCTACGCCAATCATGGCAGGGGTGCGCACGCCAACACGTCAATTTAGCTCTTGTGTATTAATTGAGTGTGATGACAGCTTAGATTCAATCAATGCTACCGCATCCTCAATTGTTAAGTATGTCAGTCAGCGTGCAGGTATTGGCATTAATGCCGGCCGTATTCGAGCCTTAGGGAGTCCAATTCGTGGCGGTGAAGCATTCCACACTGGTTGCTTACCTTTTTATAAATATTTCCAAACCGCGGTTAAGTCTTGTTCACAAGGCGGTGTTCGCGGTGGTGCGGCCACCCTGTTCTATCCTTTATGGCACTTAGAAGTCGAGTCTTTATTGGTACTAAAGAACAACCGCGGTGTTGAAGACAACCGTGTCCGTCATCTTGATTACGGTGTGCAATTAAATAAATTAATGTATCAGCGCTTGATCAAAGGCGGTGATATTAGCTTGTTTAGCCCATCAGATGTACCAGGCTTATACGATGCCTTCTTTGAAGATCAAGTTGAGTTTGAACGTTTGTATTTACAATATGAACAAGATCCAAGCATCCGTAAGAAGAAAATTAAAGCTGTAGAGCTATTTTCACTGATGATGCAAGAACGTGCTTCAACAGGTCGTATCTACATTCAAAACGTCGACCACTGTAATACACACAGCCCGTTTGATTCAAAAGTCGCTCCAATTAAGCAGTCCAATTTATGTTTAGAGATTGCGCTACCGACCAAACCATTAACCAACATTGATGATCCAAATGGTGAAATCGCGCTATGTACTTTATCTGCACTTAACCTTGGTGCAATAAAAGATCTTAACGAGCTTGAGCCTTTAGCTGAACTTGCAGTACGTGCATTAGATAACTTATTGGATTATCAAGATTATCCGATAATCTCTGCCAAACTGGGTTCAATGAATCGCCGCACCTTAGGTATCGGTGTGATTAACTTTGCTAACTACTTGGCCAAAAATGGCATGAAATATTCAGACGGTTCAGCAAACAATCTAACCCATAAAACATTTGAAGCCATTCAGTTTTACTTGTTAAAAGCTTCAATGACATTAGCCAAAGAACAAGGCGCATGTCCGCTATTTCACGAAACCACCTACTCTCAAGGTATTTTGCCAATAGATACCTACAAGCGTGATTTGGACAAAATATGTGATGAGCCTTTGCACCTGGATTGGGAAACATTACGTAGTGATATTAAACAATACGGTTTACGTAATTCGACTTTATCTGCATTAATGCCGTCTGAAACGTCATCACAAATTTCAAACGCAACCAATGGTATTGAACCTCCACGCGGCTTAATCAGTGTTAAAGCCAGTAAAGATGGCCAATTGAAGCAGGTCGTTCCAGATTTTGACACCTTAAAAGATCAATACGAGTTACTTTGGAACATGCCAAATAACGATGGGTATCTGCAACTTGTTGGCATTATGCAAAAGTTTGTTGACCAAGCAATTTCAGCAAACACTAACTATGACCCCACAAAATTTGAGAACCGTAAAGTACCAATGCAAACCCTATTAAAGGATTTATTAGGTGCTTACAAATTAGGTGTTAAAACACTTTACTATCACAACACCCGTGATGGAGCTTCTGATCAACTTGACGATATCACCACAGTTGAAAAAGAAGATGAAGGTTGTGAAGGCGGCGCTTGTAAGATTTAA
- the gyrA gene encoding DNA gyrase subunit A: MTDLASSISPINIEDELKNSYLDYAMSVIVGRALPDVRDGLKPVHRRVLFAMSELKNDWNKPYKKSARVVGDVIGKYHPHGDTAVYDTIVRMAQPFSLRYTLVDGQGNFGSVDGDSAAAMRYTEIRMEKLAHSLLADLEKETVDFVPNYDGTEMIPAVLPTRVPNLLINGSSGIAVGMATNIPPHNLSEIVKGCLALIDEPSLSIEQLMEYIPGPDFPTAASINGRKGIIDAYKTGRGRAIMRSKAEIETEENGRERIIVHEIPYQVNKARLIEKIAELVKDKKIEGISGLRDESDKDGMRIVIEIKRGEVGEVVLNNLYAQTQMQCSFGINMVALTNGQPKLFNLKEMLECFILHRREVVTRRTVFELRKARERAHILEALAIALANIDPIIALIKASPTPAEAKAKLIAQGWALGHVQGMLEKAGDDAARPEWLEPEYGIRDGQYYLTEQQAQAILELRLHRLTGLEHDKILAEYEELLVFIAGLLHILRSPERLMEVIKEELEEILEQYGDERRTVINANEIDMSLEDLITEEDVVVTLSHLGYAKYQPLSDYQAQRRGGKGKAATKVKDEDFVEKLLVANTHDTILCFSDFGKMYWLKVYQLPLASRTARGRPIVNLLPLSEGERITAILPVREYADDKYIIMATADGTVKKTALTAYSNPRANGIIAVNLKEGDQLIGVAITEGSDDIMLFSNEGKVVRFNEKARDSETGEAKIDPESGEEIVALRPMGRTATGVRGIKLEDGQKVVSLIVPKGDGAILTVTENGYGKRTELNEYPAKSRGTKGVVSIKVSERNGAVVGAVQVGDNDEIMLISNKGTLVRTPADGVSIIGRNTQGVTIIRTAEDEKVVGLQRIDEIQSDDELDENGQPITLESDSTNTVVADTGDVSATDNSNE, from the coding sequence ATGACTGATCTGGCTTCATCTATTTCGCCAATTAACATTGAAGACGAACTAAAGAATTCGTACCTCGATTACGCTATGAGTGTAATTGTTGGACGTGCATTACCTGACGTGCGTGACGGCTTGAAGCCGGTACATCGCCGCGTATTATTCGCCATGAGCGAACTCAAAAACGATTGGAACAAACCATATAAAAAATCCGCTCGTGTTGTCGGTGACGTTATTGGTAAGTATCACCCGCATGGTGACACTGCAGTTTATGACACCATTGTTCGTATGGCGCAGCCATTCTCGTTACGCTACACCTTAGTTGACGGCCAAGGTAACTTTGGTTCGGTTGATGGTGATTCCGCAGCGGCAATGCGTTATACCGAAATCCGCATGGAAAAGTTGGCGCACTCATTGTTAGCTGACTTAGAAAAAGAAACCGTAGACTTTGTGCCTAACTATGATGGCACTGAAATGATCCCGGCGGTTTTACCAACTCGTGTACCTAACCTATTAATCAATGGTTCATCAGGTATTGCGGTAGGTATGGCGACCAATATTCCGCCACACAACTTAAGTGAAATTGTCAAAGGTTGTTTAGCATTAATTGATGAGCCAAGCTTATCGATCGAACAGCTAATGGAATATATTCCTGGACCAGACTTTCCAACAGCAGCATCGATTAACGGTCGTAAAGGCATTATTGATGCCTACAAAACGGGTCGTGGTCGCGCAATTATGCGTTCAAAGGCTGAAATTGAAACGGAAGAGAATGGCCGCGAACGTATCATTGTTCACGAAATTCCATACCAAGTGAACAAAGCTCGTTTAATTGAGAAAATTGCTGAGTTAGTTAAAGATAAAAAAATTGAAGGTATTAGCGGTTTGCGTGATGAGTCTGATAAAGACGGTATGCGAATTGTTATCGAGATCAAGCGAGGTGAAGTAGGCGAGGTTGTGCTTAATAACCTGTACGCTCAAACTCAAATGCAGTGCTCTTTTGGTATTAACATGGTGGCATTAACCAACGGCCAGCCTAAGTTATTCAACCTAAAAGAAATGCTTGAGTGTTTCATTCTTCATCGCCGTGAAGTGGTAACTCGTCGTACCGTTTTCGAATTACGTAAAGCTCGTGAACGTGCTCATATCCTTGAAGCATTAGCGATTGCACTTGCTAACATCGATCCTATCATTGCGTTAATTAAAGCCTCGCCAACCCCAGCGGAAGCAAAAGCGAAATTAATTGCTCAAGGTTGGGCACTTGGTCATGTACAAGGCATGCTTGAAAAAGCAGGCGATGATGCAGCTCGTCCAGAGTGGTTAGAACCCGAATATGGGATCCGAGATGGACAGTACTATTTAACTGAACAACAAGCGCAAGCGATTCTTGAACTCCGTTTACACCGTCTAACTGGTTTAGAACATGACAAGATCCTAGCCGAGTATGAAGAGTTATTAGTTTTTATTGCTGGTCTTTTACATATTCTTCGTAGTCCTGAACGTTTGATGGAAGTCATCAAAGAAGAATTGGAAGAGATTTTAGAGCAATATGGTGATGAACGTCGCACTGTCATCAATGCCAATGAAATTGACATGAGTCTTGAAGACTTAATCACTGAAGAAGATGTTGTTGTGACCCTTTCTCACTTAGGGTATGCCAAGTATCAACCACTGTCTGATTATCAGGCACAGCGTCGTGGTGGTAAAGGTAAAGCAGCAACGAAAGTAAAAGATGAAGATTTTGTTGAGAAACTTCTGGTTGCCAATACTCACGATACCATCTTGTGCTTCTCTGACTTTGGTAAAATGTATTGGTTAAAAGTGTATCAATTACCACTTGCTAGCCGTACTGCTCGTGGTCGACCCATTGTTAACTTATTACCATTGTCTGAAGGTGAGCGCATTACCGCAATTTTACCGGTACGTGAATATGCTGATGATAAGTATATTATTATGGCGACTGCTGACGGTACCGTGAAGAAAACCGCGCTAACGGCTTACAGCAATCCTCGTGCAAACGGTATTATTGCGGTGAATCTTAAAGAGGGTGACCAGCTAATTGGTGTTGCTATCACTGAAGGTAGTGATGACATCATGTTGTTCTCTAATGAAGGTAAAGTCGTCCGCTTTAACGAGAAAGCACGTGATTCTGAAACCGGCGAAGCTAAAATTGATCCTGAATCAGGTGAAGAAATCGTAGCGCTTCGTCCTATGGGTCGTACAGCTACAGGTGTCCGTGGAATCAAGCTTGAAGATGGACAAAAAGTAGTCTCTTTGATCGTACCAAAAGGTGATGGCGCTATCTTAACCGTGACTGAAAACGGTTATGGTAAGCGTACTGAATTAAATGAGTATCCTGCTAAGAGCCGTGGTACGAAAGGTGTGGTTTCAATTAAGGTAAGCGAACGAAACGGTGCTGTTGTTGGTGCGGTACAAGTTGGTGATAACGATGAAATCATGTTGATCAGTAATAAAGGCACTTTGGTTCGTACACCTGCTGATGGCGTATCAATCATTGGTCGAAACACTCAAGGTGTGACCATAATTCGTACTGCTGAAGATGAAAAAGTAGTTGGCTTACAACGAATTGACGAAATTCAATCAGATGATGAATTAGACGAAAACGGTCAACCAATTACTTTGGAATCGGATAGCACAAATACTGTGGTAGCTGATACTGGCGATGTGTCTGCAACTGATAATTCTAACGAATAA
- a CDS encoding HAD family hydrolase, translating into MQQYNIKAILFDLDGTLADTAPDLVHALNLSLLESGLPSTDYHKVCHAVTHGSLALVKAAQPQLAESQQKQLQQALLRHYTHINGHKSILYPKMAELLDHLDSVGMPYGVVTNKHASFARPLVAKLGLTHRLKSLISGDSTIHPKPHKAPMLLAAQQLNTLPKHILYLGDAERDIVAANNANMIAGAAHWGYLSATDSPTSWPADLHFASSESLYEYIFKAVKSI; encoded by the coding sequence GTGCAGCAATATAATATCAAAGCGATTTTATTTGATCTTGACGGTACATTGGCCGATACGGCCCCCGATTTAGTTCATGCCCTTAATTTAAGTTTACTTGAATCAGGTTTGCCTTCTACTGACTACCATAAAGTTTGCCATGCGGTAACTCATGGTAGTTTAGCGTTAGTCAAAGCTGCCCAACCTCAATTAGCAGAATCACAGCAAAAACAGCTTCAGCAAGCTTTGTTACGTCATTACACTCATATCAATGGGCATAAAAGTATCTTGTACCCAAAAATGGCTGAACTGCTTGACCATTTGGATTCTGTAGGTATGCCGTACGGTGTGGTAACAAATAAACATGCTTCTTTTGCCAGACCATTGGTTGCCAAATTGGGCTTAACTCACCGTTTGAAATCTTTAATCAGTGGCGACAGCACTATTCATCCAAAACCACATAAAGCGCCAATGCTTTTAGCTGCGCAACAGTTAAATACACTGCCTAAACATATCTTATATCTAGGTGATGCAGAGCGCGATATTGTTGCGGCTAACAATGCCAATATGATTGCTGGTGCTGCCCATTGGGGTTATTTATCCGCAACCGATTCACCGACATCATGGCCAGCAGATTTGCATTTTGCTTCGAGTGAATCGCTGTATGAATACATATTCAAAGCCGTAAAATCAATTTAG
- a CDS encoding anti-phage deoxyguanosine triphosphatase, with the protein MLGEVKQRRNDHRSPFQRDRARILHSAAFRRLQAKTQVLGIGMNDFYRTRLTHSLEVSQIGTGIAAQLRRKYPQLKYLLDSMSLIESLCLAHDIGHPPFGHGGEIALHYMMRDHGGFEGNGQTFRILTRLEPYTPSWGMNLTRRTLLGVLKYPAPFSQLVIDTNQKPVNNHRQLKPSEWPAVKGIFDDDKPILEWVLSSLTDNDKQLIMRSEQTDTPPNYPHLKTIYKSLDCSIMELADDIAYAVHDLEDAIVMEIVNRGQWQAYVVEQLQSINDVWLKAEILKIGDKLFSYEHHLRKDAIGTLVNAFVTAINIKTKPEFNEHLLKYHAELEADFALALHVLKQFVYKFVIRKPEIQMLEYKGQQIVMELFEAFASDPERLLPLNTAERWSNAATEDNNPMRVLADYISGMTDEFAAKLHQQLFSSKTTAILDLSREL; encoded by the coding sequence ATGTTAGGTGAAGTTAAACAGCGTAGAAACGATCACCGCAGCCCATTTCAACGAGACAGAGCACGTATTTTACATTCTGCGGCTTTTCGTCGCCTGCAAGCTAAAACCCAAGTGCTTGGTATTGGCATGAATGATTTTTACCGCACAAGATTGACTCATTCGTTAGAGGTTTCACAAATCGGTACCGGTATTGCGGCTCAATTAAGACGTAAATACCCACAACTTAAGTATTTATTAGATTCAATGAGTTTAATTGAATCCTTATGTTTAGCCCATGATATCGGTCATCCTCCTTTCGGGCACGGTGGTGAAATCGCGCTGCATTATATGATGCGTGATCACGGTGGCTTTGAAGGAAACGGCCAAACCTTTAGAATATTAACTCGCCTTGAGCCCTATACTCCTTCATGGGGTATGAACTTAACTCGCAGAACCTTATTAGGCGTCTTAAAATATCCTGCGCCGTTTTCGCAGCTAGTCATTGATACCAATCAAAAACCAGTGAATAACCATCGTCAACTAAAACCATCTGAATGGCCGGCAGTCAAAGGTATTTTTGATGACGATAAGCCAATTTTAGAGTGGGTGCTTTCAAGCTTAACTGATAATGATAAACAGCTGATCATGCGCAGTGAACAAACTGATACACCGCCGAATTACCCACATTTGAAAACAATATATAAATCATTAGATTGTTCGATTATGGAATTGGCCGATGACATAGCTTATGCAGTGCATGATCTTGAAGATGCGATTGTGATGGAGATTGTTAATCGAGGTCAATGGCAAGCTTATGTTGTCGAACAACTGCAATCGATCAATGATGTTTGGCTTAAAGCTGAAATTCTTAAAATCGGTGATAAATTATTTTCCTATGAACATCACCTGAGAAAAGATGCCATAGGAACCTTAGTCAATGCGTTTGTGACTGCAATTAATATTAAAACGAAACCAGAGTTCAATGAACACTTACTAAAATATCATGCAGAGTTAGAAGCCGATTTTGCACTAGCTTTACATGTACTCAAGCAGTTTGTGTATAAGTTTGTGATCCGTAAGCCTGAAATACAAATGCTGGAATATAAAGGCCAACAAATTGTAATGGAACTATTTGAAGCCTTTGCCTCAGATCCTGAACGCCTGTTACCCCTCAATACCGCTGAACGTTGGTCAAATGCAGCTACAGAAGATAACAATCCAATGCGCGTACTAGCCGATTACATATCGGGAATGACAGATGAATTTGCAGCAAAGCTACATCAACAATTGTTCAGTTCTAAAACCACAGCGATTTTAGATTTAAGCCGCGAACTATGA
- the yfaE gene encoding class I ribonucleotide reductase maintenance protein YfaE, whose amino-acid sequence MSFQTLTYKHFFIKAPIVSLSGQPAILFDGKQHTLLEALEFKKVKVFSECRNGFCGACKTQVISGEVSYIKQPIADLEANECLPCCCIPKTDVNLALPTDNLQLVTRKVRANGEATKHQNSSTLNTVNLEKA is encoded by the coding sequence ATGAGTTTTCAGACTTTGACCTATAAACACTTCTTTATAAAAGCGCCGATTGTCAGTTTAAGCGGCCAACCGGCTATCTTATTTGATGGTAAGCAACACACCTTGCTTGAGGCGCTTGAGTTTAAGAAAGTGAAGGTATTTTCAGAGTGCCGCAATGGTTTTTGCGGCGCTTGTAAGACACAGGTTATTTCAGGTGAAGTTAGTTATATTAAACAACCGATAGCGGATCTTGAGGCCAATGAATGCCTACCCTGTTGCTGTATTCCTAAAACCGATGTTAATTTGGCATTACCTACAGACAACCTGCAATTAGTGACACGTAAAGTGAGAGCTAATGGTGAGGCAACCAAACATCAAAATAGTTCAACACTCAACACCGTCAATCTAGAAAAAGCATAA
- the ubiG gene encoding bifunctional 2-polyprenyl-6-hydroxyphenol methylase/3-demethylubiquinol 3-O-methyltransferase UbiG, which translates to MSTESSSPINVDPQEIAKFEAMAQTWWNPNGEFKPLHQLNPLRLNYIDQTAGGIFDKKVLDVGCGGGILSESMAKIGAHVDGIDMGNEPLEIARLHALESQVSVNYLKTTAEDHSKTHQAHYDVVTCMEMLEHVPDPLSVIKACCDMVKPNGYVFFSTINRNWMSYLQTIVGAEYLLKILPVGTHDHSKFIRPSELMSLVDKTDLLCKDALGIAYNPINGVFKYTKSVEVNYMIATQKID; encoded by the coding sequence ATGTCTACAGAATCCTCTTCACCTATCAATGTCGACCCACAAGAAATTGCTAAATTTGAAGCAATGGCACAAACATGGTGGAACCCCAACGGTGAATTCAAACCATTACACCAACTGAATCCATTAAGGTTAAATTACATCGACCAAACTGCTGGCGGTATTTTTGATAAGAAGGTATTAGATGTAGGCTGTGGCGGTGGAATTTTATCTGAAAGCATGGCTAAAATTGGTGCTCATGTTGATGGAATTGATATGGGTAATGAGCCATTAGAAATTGCGCGTTTACATGCATTAGAAAGCCAAGTGAGCGTAAATTATCTAAAAACAACTGCTGAAGATCACAGTAAAACTCATCAAGCACATTATGATGTTGTTACTTGTATGGAAATGCTTGAACACGTGCCTGATCCATTATCCGTTATTAAAGCCTGTTGCGATATGGTAAAACCCAATGGTTATGTGTTTTTTTCAACGATTAATCGTAACTGGATGTCATATCTGCAAACCATAGTTGGCGCTGAATACTTACTAAAGATATTACCCGTTGGCACCCATGACCACAGTAAATTTATTAGGCCGTCTGAATTAATGTCGTTAGTCGATAAAACGGATTTGCTATGTAAAGATGCACTGGGTATTGCCTATAACCCAATCAATGGGGTGTTTAAGTATACCAAAAGTGTAGAAGTGAACTACATGATAGCGACCCAAAAGATTGATTGA